The following are from one region of the Nicotiana tabacum cultivar K326 chromosome 3, ASM71507v2, whole genome shotgun sequence genome:
- the LOC142176547 gene encoding uncharacterized protein LOC142176547 — protein sequence MRGELENDFNFNVTKSKLKKAKVMVLEKLDGSFKDECNKLEAYGQEQRLSNPGSDVAINISKDALEEGKKRFLRLYICFQDLKLGFKIGLRPLIGLDDDVSTVLPYAHHMYCTRHIEDNWLKKWRSGEMRKLMWWCAWSTYEEEFKDQLLKLGGMSKDVARDLVNYPPKAWCKAYFDIQYKNLMVDNNFIEFFNVWILDARHMSIIKMLQNIRIKVMERLADYEGKAMSWNANFSSPYMKLYNDYKAISHDCTLNFNGDNGFEITKGKDKHTVNLEKKRCTCKLWNLSGIPCPRDIKALMHEKIEQVTQIH from the exons ATGAGAGGGGAATTAGAGAATGATTTTAATTTTAATGTGACAAAATCTAAGCTTAAAAAGGCTAAGGTGATGGTCCTTGAGAAGTTAGATGGGAGTTTCAAGGATGAATGTAACAAGCTTGAAGCATATGGTCAAGAACAAAGACTGTCTAATCCTGGGAGTGATGTTGCAATCAACATATCAAAGGATGCTTTGGAAGAAGGAAAAAAGAGGTTCTTGAGATTGTACATATGTTTCCAAGATTTGAAGCTAGGCTTCAAAATTGGATTGAGACCACTTATTGGTTTGGATG ATGATGTGAGCACTGTACTACCTTATGCTCATCACATGTATTGTACTAGACACATTGAAGACAACTGGTTAAAAAAATGGAGGAGTGGGGAAATGAGGAAGTTGATGTGGTGGTGTGCTTGGAGTACTTATGAAGAAGAGTTTAAAGATCAATTGTTGAAGCTTGGGGGGATGTCAAAGGATGTTGCAAGGGACTTGGTCAACTATCCACCAAAAGCATGGTGTAAAGCCTACTTTGATATACAGTATAAAAATCTAATGGTGGATAACAACTTTATTGAGTTCTTTAATGTATGGATCCTAGATGCTAGACATATGTCAATTATCAAGATGTTGCAGAACATAAGGATCAAGGTAATGGAAAGGCTTGCAGATTATGAAGGCAAAGCTATGAGCTGGAATGCCAATTTCAGTTCACCATATATGAAACTATACAATGACTATAAGGCAATATCACATGATTGCACTTTGAACTTTAATGGAGACAATGGCTTTGAAATCACTAAAGGTAAAGACAAACATACTGTGAATCTTGAGAAGAAGAGATGTACCTGTAAGTTGTGGAATTTATCTGGAATACCTTGTCCTCGTGATATTAAGGCATTGATGCATGAGAAGATTGAACAAGTGACACAAATACACTAG